A single Cottoperca gobio chromosome 3, fCotGob3.1, whole genome shotgun sequence DNA region contains:
- the dut gene encoding deoxyuridine 5'-triphosphate nucleotidohydrolase, mitochondrial isoform X3 produces the protein MQAKDASAISPSKRARTETAEERPVLKFAKLSEHATRPTRGSSKAAGYDLYSAYDYTIGPMDKAIVKTDIQIAVPHGCYGRVAPRSGLAAKHFIDVGAGVVDEDYRGNVGVVLFNFGKDKFDIKKGDRVAQLVCERICYPDLVEQEMLDETARGAGGFGSTGSN, from the exons ATGC AAGCCAAAGATGCATCAGCAATTTCTCCATCAAAGAGGGCAAGAACCGAGACTGCAGAAGAAAGACCTGTCCTCAAGTTTGCAAAACTTTCTGAGCATGCCACCCGACCTACCAGAGGCTCATCTAAAGCTGCAGGATATGATCTCTACAG TGCTTATGATTACACCATTGGTCCTATGGATAAAGCCATCGTGAAGACAGACATCCAGATCGCAGTGCCACATGGCTGCTATGGGAGAGTGG CACCGAGGTCTGGACTTGCAGCAAAACACTTCATTGATGTTGGTG CTGGAGTTGTGGATGAAGACTATAGAGGAAATGTGGGAGTTGTGCTCTTCAACTTCGGCAAGGACAAATTTGATA TAAAAAAGGGTGACCGAGTTGCTCAGTTGGTCTGTGAGAGGATCTGCTACCCAGATCTGGTGGAGCAAGAG ATGCTTGACGAGACGGCGCGTGGCGCTGGAGGTTTCGGATCAACTGGAAGCAATTGA
- the dut gene encoding deoxyuridine 5'-triphosphate nucleotidohydrolase, mitochondrial isoform X2, whose amino-acid sequence MSVGLLSVLNCEHFATMPVLEAKDASAISPSKRARTETAEERPVLKFAKLSEHATRPTRGSSKAAGYDLYSAYDYTIGPMDKAIVKTDIQIAVPHGCYGRVAPRSGLAAKHFIDVGAGVVDEDYRGNVGVVLFNFGKDKFDIKKGDRVAQLVCERICYPDLVEQEMLDETARGAGGFGSTGSN is encoded by the exons ATGAGTGTAGGCCTACTATCGGTTTTAAACTGTGAACACTTTGCCACCATGCCCGTCCTAGAAGCCAAAGATGCATCAGCAATTTCTCCATCAAAGAGGGCAAGAACCGAGACTGCAGAAGAAAGACCTGTCCTCAAGTTTGCAAAACTTTCTGAGCATGCCACCCGACCTACCAGAGGCTCATCTAAAGCTGCAGGATATGATCTCTACAG TGCTTATGATTACACCATTGGTCCTATGGATAAAGCCATCGTGAAGACAGACATCCAGATCGCAGTGCCACATGGCTGCTATGGGAGAGTGG CACCGAGGTCTGGACTTGCAGCAAAACACTTCATTGATGTTGGTG CTGGAGTTGTGGATGAAGACTATAGAGGAAATGTGGGAGTTGTGCTCTTCAACTTCGGCAAGGACAAATTTGATA TAAAAAAGGGTGACCGAGTTGCTCAGTTGGTCTGTGAGAGGATCTGCTACCCAGATCTGGTGGAGCAAGAG ATGCTTGACGAGACGGCGCGTGGCGCTGGAGGTTTCGGATCAACTGGAAGCAATTGA
- the dut gene encoding deoxyuridine 5'-triphosphate nucleotidohydrolase, mitochondrial isoform X1, with protein MTRTLLRLRDLCISSAIVGAAPRFVGRAFHIQTSTLYKEAKDASAISPSKRARTETAEERPVLKFAKLSEHATRPTRGSSKAAGYDLYSAYDYTIGPMDKAIVKTDIQIAVPHGCYGRVAPRSGLAAKHFIDVGAGVVDEDYRGNVGVVLFNFGKDKFDIKKGDRVAQLVCERICYPDLVEQEMLDETARGAGGFGSTGSN; from the exons ATGACACGAACGTTGCTAAGGCTAAGGGATCTTTGTATATCCTCTGCAATTGTTGGTGCTGCTCCACGTTTCGTAGGAAGGGCATTTCATATTCAGACGTCCACTCTATACAAAG AAGCCAAAGATGCATCAGCAATTTCTCCATCAAAGAGGGCAAGAACCGAGACTGCAGAAGAAAGACCTGTCCTCAAGTTTGCAAAACTTTCTGAGCATGCCACCCGACCTACCAGAGGCTCATCTAAAGCTGCAGGATATGATCTCTACAG TGCTTATGATTACACCATTGGTCCTATGGATAAAGCCATCGTGAAGACAGACATCCAGATCGCAGTGCCACATGGCTGCTATGGGAGAGTGG CACCGAGGTCTGGACTTGCAGCAAAACACTTCATTGATGTTGGTG CTGGAGTTGTGGATGAAGACTATAGAGGAAATGTGGGAGTTGTGCTCTTCAACTTCGGCAAGGACAAATTTGATA TAAAAAAGGGTGACCGAGTTGCTCAGTTGGTCTGTGAGAGGATCTGCTACCCAGATCTGGTGGAGCAAGAG ATGCTTGACGAGACGGCGCGTGGCGCTGGAGGTTTCGGATCAACTGGAAGCAATTGA